TTACCATGGGCCTCCTGGGCAACACCATTCTGCTCTTCGTGATCCGTACAGACTCCCGGCTCCACACACCCATGTACTTTCTGCTCAGCCAGCTCTCTCTGTTTGATGTTGGCTTCCCTCTGGTCACCATCCCCAAGATGGCATCCGACTTTCTGCAGGGAGACGGGTCCATCTCCTTCGGGGGCTGCGCAGCTCAAATATTCTTCCTGACTCTGATGGGCGTGGCTGAGGGCATCCTGTTGGCCCTCAtgtcctatgaccgctatgtTGCCGTGTGTCACCCTCTGCAGTATCCCGTGCTCATGAGGCGCCAGGTGTGCTTGCTCATGGTGGGCTCTTCCTGGCTAGCAGGGGTGCTCAACGCCTCCGTCCAGACCTCCATCACTCTGCACTTCCCCTACTGCGCCTCCCGCATCGTGGACCACTTCTTCTGCGAGGTGCCAGCCCTGCTGAAACTCTCCTGCGCAGACACCTCGGCCTACGAGTTGGCGCTGTCCACCTCGGGGGTGCTGATCCTTGTGCTTCCACTTTTCCTCATTGCCACTTCCTACGGCCACGTGTTGGGGGCCGTTATACGCATGCACTCAGAGGAGGCCCGAAACAAAGCCTTCACCACCTGTTCCTCGCACATCACAGTAGTGGGACTCTTTTACGGAGCAGCTGTGTTCATGTACATGGTGCCGGGTGCCTA
The nucleotide sequence above comes from Canis aureus isolate CA01 chromosome 19, VMU_Caureus_v.1.0, whole genome shotgun sequence. Encoded proteins:
- the OR2Z1 gene encoding olfactory receptor 2Z1, with the translated sequence MGDVNQSVTSDFVLVGLFSHSGSRQLLFSLVAATFTMGLLGNTILLFVIRTDSRLHTPMYFLLSQLSLFDVGFPLVTIPKMASDFLQGDGSISFGGCAAQIFFLTLMGVAEGILLALMSYDRYVAVCHPLQYPVLMRRQVCLLMVGSSWLAGVLNASVQTSITLHFPYCASRIVDHFFCEVPALLKLSCADTSAYELALSTSGVLILVLPLFLIATSYGHVLGAVIRMHSEEARNKAFTTCSSHITVVGLFYGAAVFMYMVPGAYHSPHQDNVVSLFYSLVTPTLNPLIYSLRNREVRMALVKVLSRTGLRPK